Proteins encoded in a region of the Triticum dicoccoides isolate Atlit2015 ecotype Zavitan chromosome 3A, WEW_v2.0, whole genome shotgun sequence genome:
- the LOC119272545 gene encoding uncharacterized protein LOC119272545 has product MKKGGGKASGCFFCLGAPIRALSRACDLYVNCMSGCARRMPAGAVVGGRGFGGPATSMHLRASSDRSDGLVRAASKQRRVAPEPAEVGAAKKTVHLSQAPAAVPARRKGPAMVTIDEDAPCEFGACPLKRPEQRSRGAAVGGLAARGGGFGAIKVGGEAFESRP; this is encoded by the coding sequence ATGAAGAAGGGTGGCGGGAAAGCCAGCGGGTGCTTCTTCTGCCTCGGCGCGCCGATACGCGCGCTGTCGAGGGCGTGTGACCTCTACGTGAACTGCATGTCCGGATGCGCGCGCCGCATGCCAGCGGGGGCGGTCGTGGGTGGTCGCGGCTTCGGCGGGCCGGCCACGTCCATGCACCTGCGGGCGAGCTCGGATCGTTCCGACGGCCTTGTCCGTGCCGCGTCGAAACAGCGCCGCGTCGCGCCCGAGCCAGCGGAGGTAGGGGCAGCGAAGAAGACGGTCCACCTTAGCCAGGCGCCGGCGGCCGTCCCGGCACGGAGGAAGGGCCCGGCGATGGTGACCATCGACGAGGACGCGCCGTGCGAGTTTGGCGCATGCCCGCTGAAACGTCCAGAGCAGAGGAGTCGCGGCGCGGCGGTGGGCGGACTGGCCGCGCGCGGCGGTGGTTTTGGCGCCATCAAGGTGGGGGGCGAGGCATTCGAGAGCCGACCGTGA
- the LOC119269111 gene encoding uncharacterized protein LOC119269111: MSWLARSIAATLSSAPDDDDDDDDHSEAATGDETPDHAASADAEEDEQPDTPGRGVKGDISELTESLTRRFWGVASFLAPPPPPAGAEAETSTAAAEAEAEAEGEYGPQSPRVAGIRNDLAEIGGRVRSGISMLSNANAVAEISKIASSFLPFVPEEEEEDVDAVGLTEEVVVFVRHISTSPETWLDFPLFVNDRHADDFELSDTQYEHALAIERIVPSLLYLRTELCSTNMSEACFWKIYFVLLHSKLNKEDAELLSTTQILEAREELLQSSPRMKNVASEGPGGPSESSNVLSTQAEDKELSPSSIQDKSGMAEATSFQEPTPDPLPGAEADKHPISTSEPEIIDKSVIEEELVVKTEIKNQGDKPNLYTPEDDDDKEVEDWLEDMDHADNKTGNITSVGQDEDVSFSDLEDDDDD, translated from the exons ATGTCGTGGCTCGCGCGCTCCATTGCGGCCACCCTCTCCTCCGcccccgacgacgacgacgacgacgacgaccactCCGAGGCAGCCACCGGCGACGAAACCCCGGATCACGCCGCCAGCGCCGACGCCGAGGAGGACGAGCAGCCGGACACCCCCGGCCGCGGGGTCAAGGGCGACATCTCCGAGCTGACCGAGTCCCTCACCCGACGCTTCTGGGGCGTCGCCtccttcctcgcgccgccgccgccgccggccggggCCGAGGCCGAGACGTCGACGGCGGCTgctgaggcggaggcggaggcggagggagAGTATGGGCCCCAGTCCCCGCGGGTCGCCGGGATCCGGAACGACCTGGCTGAGATCGGGGGCAGGGTGAGGAGCGGCATCTCGATGCTGTCCAACGCCAACGCCGTGGCGGAGATCTCCAAGATCGCCTCGTCCTTCCTGCCTTTCGTgccggaggaagaggaggaggatgtggaTGCGGTGGGCCTGACGGAGGAAGTGGTGGTGTTCGTCAGGCACATCTCGACCTCTCCCGAGACGTGGCTCGATTTTCCCCTCTTCGTCAACGACCGGCACGCCGATG ATTTTGAACTGTCAGATACACAATATGAACATGCATTGGCTATAGAGCGTATAGTACCAAGCTTATTATATCTCAGAACCGAACTTTGTTCGACCAATATGAGTGAAGCATGCTTTTGGAAGATCTATTTTGTGCTTCTTCACTCAAAGCTCAACAAGGAAGATGCTGAACTTCTTTCAACGACACAA ATCCTGGAAGCAAGAGAAGAGTTATTGCAAAGCTCCCCAAGGATGAAAAATGTAGCGTCTGAGGGTCCTGGGGGCCCATCAGAAAGCAGCAATGTTCTATCTACCCAAGCTGAAGATAAAGAGTTGTCACCCTCAAGCATCCAAGACAAGAGTGGAATGGCTGAAGCAACATCTTTCCAAGAACCAACTCCTGATCCTCTGCCAGGGGCTGAGGCTGACAAGCATCCCATTTCAACCAGCGAGCCGGAAATTATTGACAAGTCTGTAATTGAAGAAGAGCTGGTGGTGAAAACTGAAATCAAGAATCAGGGTGACAAACCCAACCTGTACAccccggaggacgacgacgacaaAGAAGTGGAGGATTGGCTAGAGGACATGGACCATGCCGACAACAAAACAGGCAATATCACCTCGGTTGGGCAGGACGAAGACGTGTCATTCAGTGAcctggaggatgacgatgatgattaa